A genome region from Heyndrickxia acidicola includes the following:
- a CDS encoding DUF1641 domain-containing protein, which produces MAKAIKQIRRDIPTAEQVQEEAVADILKALADNRDAVMEALALMEQLHKIGVLEAIKALIQNGVDVALIALQQINQPSMYNTIKNAMNALSFLGQVNPDQLQIMLNGVGRGLVKFGENVDKHEKASLWKLGSVIRNDEVKTALVNMIGLLEGMGEVFKEGKQELH; this is translated from the coding sequence TTGGCGAAAGCAATCAAGCAAATTAGAAGAGACATTCCTACTGCTGAACAGGTGCAAGAAGAAGCAGTTGCAGATATTTTAAAAGCTTTAGCAGATAATCGGGACGCTGTTATGGAAGCTCTTGCACTTATGGAACAACTACATAAAATAGGTGTTCTAGAAGCGATTAAAGCGCTTATTCAAAACGGTGTTGATGTAGCATTAATAGCTCTTCAACAAATAAATCAGCCTAGCATGTATAATACCATTAAAAATGCAATGAATGCGTTAAGTTTTCTTGGACAAGTTAACCCTGATCAATTACAAATTATGCTTAATGGAGTTGGTAGAGGTCTTGTGAAATTTGGGGAAAATGTCGATAAGCATGAAAAAGCAAGCCTTTGGAAACTTGGAAGTGTTATTCGAAATGATGAAGTGAAGACAGCATTAGTTAATATGATAGGGCTTTTAGAAGGGATGGGTGAAGTGTTTAAAGAAGGGAAACAAGAACTTCATTAG
- the fdhF gene encoding formate dehydrogenase subunit alpha has product MKESSFTVRINEKDMIAHPGQTILEVAQANESYIPSICFHPNLGAIQTCDTCFVNAGGKMVRACSTKVEPGMNIDTLSRTVKDAQYEAMSRILKNHELYCTVCDNNNGNCVVHNTAEYLEIEHQKYSFEAKPYSTDLSHPFYRYEPDQCILCGRCVEACQDLQVNETLSIDWNREKPRVIWDNDVPIDESSCVSCGHCVTVCPCNALMEKSMLGEAGYLTKIPPRMLEPMVDLTKEVEPGYKEIFAVSEIESAMRKSRIKRTKTVCTYCGVGCSFEVWTKGRHILKIEPLEESPVNGISTCVKGKWGWDYVNSDERLTKPLIRKGDEFVESSWEEAYSLIVSKLSEIKEKYGPDSMGFIASSKCSNEENFLIQKFARAVIGTNNIDNCSRYCQSPATAGLLRTVGIGGDAGTIKDIASAGLVIIVGANPAEGHPVLATRIKRAHKLHGQKLIVADIRKHELAERSNLFIKPNPSTDLIWISAVTKYIIDQGWHDKEFLKKHVNGVDDYIKTLDKYTLDYASKMTGVTKEELIQVATMIHEADGTCILWAMGVTQHKGATDTSTAISNLLIVTGNYIRPGAGAYPLRGHNNVQGACDFGTMPSWLPGYQAVQDEEARKRFEKAWNVKIPKDPGYDNHGMLEGIKEGKVKAMYLFGEEMSFVDSNANFVDSELADLEFFIVQDVFFSKTAQFADVVLPASPSLEKDGTFVNTERRIQRFYQVFEPLGDSKPDWQIFVELANHFGANWSYKHPSEVMDEAASLCNLFEGVSYERLEGFKSLHWPVAKDGTDTPLLFQEGFGFPDGKARLFPVEWTPPFEAGKEYDLHLNNGRLLEHFHEGNMTYRSPGLTHKVPHPWLEVSPELAEERGLQDGSLVRLTSPYGQVKVRTIVTDRVQGKQIYLPMNTREDDEAVNKLTSSYHDSVTHTPAYKEMSVKMEVLEKTGEPPLPKVNHRFGNRMPQISVRVEEKWKRDDFTQINELYKVGGEELGESNQAN; this is encoded by the coding sequence ATGAAAGAATCTTCATTTACGGTTCGTATTAATGAAAAGGATATGATAGCTCACCCTGGACAAACTATTTTGGAAGTAGCTCAGGCAAATGAATCGTATATCCCAAGCATTTGTTTCCATCCAAACCTTGGTGCCATTCAAACTTGCGACACCTGTTTTGTAAATGCAGGAGGAAAAATGGTTCGAGCTTGCTCCACAAAAGTAGAGCCTGGGATGAATATTGATACCCTATCCCGAACGGTAAAGGATGCTCAATACGAGGCAATGTCAAGGATATTAAAAAACCACGAATTGTATTGTACAGTATGTGACAATAACAATGGGAATTGTGTTGTTCATAATACAGCGGAATATCTGGAAATTGAACACCAAAAATATTCATTTGAAGCTAAGCCATATTCCACTGACCTTTCCCATCCTTTTTACCGATACGAGCCAGATCAATGTATTTTATGTGGAAGGTGCGTGGAAGCTTGTCAAGATTTACAAGTGAATGAAACACTTTCAATAGATTGGAATCGTGAAAAACCTCGCGTTATCTGGGATAATGATGTACCCATCGATGAATCATCTTGTGTTTCATGTGGACATTGTGTAACGGTTTGTCCATGTAATGCATTAATGGAGAAATCCATGTTAGGGGAAGCTGGTTATTTAACGAAAATTCCTCCAAGAATGTTAGAACCAATGGTCGATTTGACAAAAGAAGTAGAACCAGGTTACAAAGAGATTTTTGCAGTATCTGAGATAGAATCAGCAATGAGAAAGTCTCGAATCAAACGTACAAAGACAGTTTGTACTTATTGCGGTGTAGGATGTAGTTTTGAAGTATGGACAAAAGGTCGCCATATATTAAAAATCGAGCCTTTAGAAGAGTCCCCTGTTAATGGAATTTCAACTTGTGTAAAAGGAAAATGGGGATGGGATTATGTGAACAGCGATGAGCGCTTAACTAAACCTCTCATTCGTAAAGGAGACGAATTTGTAGAATCAAGTTGGGAAGAGGCATATTCATTAATTGTTTCAAAGCTATCTGAGATTAAAGAAAAATATGGTCCTGATTCTATGGGATTCATTGCCTCATCCAAATGTTCAAATGAAGAAAATTTTTTAATCCAAAAATTCGCCCGCGCGGTTATAGGAACTAACAATATTGATAATTGCTCAAGATATTGTCAATCACCTGCTACAGCAGGACTTTTACGCACAGTTGGTATTGGAGGGGATGCTGGAACCATCAAAGATATTGCATCAGCGGGCTTGGTTATTATAGTAGGTGCTAATCCTGCTGAAGGGCACCCAGTTCTTGCAACCCGTATTAAGCGGGCTCATAAACTTCATGGGCAGAAATTGATTGTTGCTGATATCAGGAAGCATGAATTAGCTGAGCGATCTAACCTTTTTATTAAACCTAATCCCAGTACAGATCTCATCTGGATATCTGCTGTGACAAAATATATTATTGATCAAGGATGGCATGACAAGGAATTCTTAAAAAAACATGTAAATGGTGTCGATGATTATATTAAAACATTAGATAAGTACACCTTAGACTATGCTTCAAAAATGACTGGAGTGACTAAAGAAGAACTTATTCAAGTAGCGACGATGATTCATGAAGCTGATGGAACTTGCATTCTTTGGGCTATGGGGGTTACTCAACATAAAGGAGCAACAGATACAAGTACTGCCATTTCGAATTTACTTATCGTAACAGGAAACTATATACGACCAGGAGCAGGAGCTTATCCACTTCGGGGACATAATAACGTTCAAGGGGCTTGTGATTTTGGCACAATGCCTTCATGGTTACCTGGTTATCAAGCAGTTCAAGATGAAGAAGCTCGAAAACGATTTGAAAAGGCATGGAATGTTAAGATACCTAAAGATCCTGGATATGATAATCATGGCATGCTGGAAGGTATTAAAGAAGGTAAAGTAAAGGCGATGTACTTATTTGGTGAAGAAATGTCATTTGTAGATTCGAATGCAAATTTTGTGGATTCTGAACTTGCAGATTTAGAGTTCTTCATTGTACAAGATGTGTTTTTCAGTAAAACTGCACAATTTGCGGATGTAGTTTTACCTGCCTCCCCTAGTCTTGAAAAAGATGGTACCTTTGTAAACACTGAGCGTAGAATTCAAAGATTTTACCAAGTGTTCGAACCACTAGGTGATTCAAAACCAGATTGGCAAATTTTTGTAGAACTTGCGAACCATTTTGGAGCGAATTGGTCTTATAAACATCCAAGTGAAGTTATGGATGAGGCAGCAAGCCTTTGTAATCTTTTTGAGGGTGTAAGCTATGAAAGACTTGAAGGATTTAAAAGTCTACACTGGCCTGTTGCAAAAGATGGTACTGATACTCCACTTCTTTTTCAAGAAGGATTCGGCTTTCCAGATGGGAAAGCAAGACTATTTCCTGTTGAATGGACTCCGCCTTTTGAAGCTGGAAAAGAATATGATTTGCACTTAAATAATGGTCGACTGTTGGAGCATTTCCATGAAGGGAACATGACATACAGATCTCCAGGACTTACACATAAAGTTCCACACCCTTGGCTCGAAGTATCCCCGGAATTAGCAGAGGAGAGAGGTCTCCAAGATGGTAGCTTAGTACGGTTAACGTCACCATATGGCCAAGTAAAAGTAAGAACTATTGTTACAGATCGTGTACAGGGAAAGCAAATATACTTGCCAATGAATACAAGAGAAGACGACGAAGCTGTTAATAAATTGACAAGTAGTTATCATGATTCAGTCACTCATACTCCGGCTTATAAAGAAATGAGCGTAAAGATGGAAGTCCTAGAAAAAACAGGTGAACCACCATTACCTAAGGTAAATCATCGTTTTGGAAATCGTATGCCACAAATCAGTGTACGTGTAGAGGAAAAGTGGAAACGAGATGATTTTACTCAAATCAATGAACTTTATAAAGTAGGAGGTGAGGAGCTTGGCGAAAGCAATCAAGCAAATTAG
- the moaA gene encoding GTP 3',8-cyclase MoaA, with product MKHTELDQLKRPLRDLRISVTDRCNFRCRYCMPEEIFGSNYPFLQNDKILSFDEIEKLSRMFVNLGVKKLRITGGEPLLRKNLPELIERLNKIEGVEDIGLTTNGSLLKKFSCDLFKAGLTRVTVSLDSLDEESFASLNGNRGKVKTVLEGIQAASDAGMEVKVNMVVQKGKNEQDIIPMAKYFKERNHILRFIEYMDVGNVNGWRLNEVVSKKEILNTIHNVLPLEPIEANYPGEVATRYRYLNSNQEVGIISSVTETFCSSCTRARISAEGKFYTCLFATQGYDLRELIRSRNSDKEITDKISSIWQNRLDRYSEGRSNQTKTHSKKIEMSHIGG from the coding sequence ATGAAGCATACTGAATTGGATCAGCTGAAGCGACCATTAAGGGATTTACGTATTTCTGTGACTGATCGATGTAATTTTCGTTGTCGGTATTGTATGCCCGAAGAAATATTTGGTTCAAATTATCCCTTTTTGCAAAATGATAAAATTTTATCTTTTGATGAAATAGAAAAATTATCACGGATGTTCGTTAATTTAGGAGTGAAAAAACTACGTATTACTGGAGGAGAGCCTTTACTTAGGAAAAATCTTCCCGAGCTTATTGAACGTCTCAACAAAATTGAAGGTGTAGAGGATATTGGATTAACCACAAACGGTTCCTTGCTTAAGAAGTTTTCATGTGATTTATTTAAAGCAGGATTAACTCGTGTAACTGTTAGTTTAGATTCCTTAGACGAAGAGAGCTTTGCATCTTTGAATGGTAATAGGGGGAAAGTGAAAACTGTTCTTGAGGGAATACAAGCTGCTTCGGACGCTGGAATGGAAGTTAAAGTTAACATGGTTGTTCAAAAAGGGAAAAATGAACAGGATATTATTCCTATGGCAAAATATTTTAAAGAAAGGAATCATATACTTCGATTTATAGAATATATGGATGTTGGGAACGTAAATGGGTGGAGACTGAATGAGGTAGTATCTAAGAAAGAGATATTAAATACAATTCATAACGTACTGCCTCTTGAACCAATTGAAGCAAACTATCCTGGTGAAGTAGCAACTCGCTATCGATATCTGAACAGTAATCAGGAAGTGGGAATTATTTCATCTGTAACAGAGACTTTTTGTTCTTCTTGCACAAGAGCAAGAATTTCTGCTGAAGGAAAATTTTATACTTGTCTGTTTGCAACACAAGGTTACGATCTTAGAGAATTGATTCGTTCCAGAAATTCGGATAAGGAAATTACAGATAAGATAAGTTCCATTTGGCAAAATCGTTTAGATCGCTATTCTGAAGGAAGATCAAATCAAACAAAAACCCATTCTAAAAAAATAGAAATGTCACATATAGGTGGATAA
- the mobQ gene encoding MobQ family relaxase has product MAIYHFSNQIISRRKQQNAIASAAYRSGEKLLDERTNEIKFYKRKVKPVTHILAPSHAPEWVYNRQQLWNEVEKKEKQWNAQLAREINVALPNELTHDQQEQLAIEFCQDIFVDEGMVCDLALHRDDENNPHFHVLLTIRPFKEDGTWGNKQVKVKEFVNGKEQIKAVHTPDWNTKKKLFYWREQWAVYANRFLEMNGFSERITHLSHKDRDLLTLPTIHEGFVARDMKRKGKRSDRIQINTERKDYNNVLVELEIVKKEKRIKEQKDQFIRRFTPKEKKQLKDAAKVLRIFLNQESVQTRKAQLDKWSTRLEFSSESVDTLKKLNRIQREREIVDKVETILETEANRFLNHYYSNVDTNSFSKEQKMEIVEATIARNKLLSDDDIQFVCTELEKNQIERELHLLLNHRPQFVLGIKSEILQATQKFDEIRRRHQIDFSDPSTIQKFPQNILNHMQFLLQRKKEMEASLELMNQLYRHQLDEMYPHWAGRHYLTLEEKEYFVMAKEYYGNTITPDDISNP; this is encoded by the coding sequence GTGGCCATCTACCATTTTTCAAATCAGATCATATCAAGAAGAAAACAGCAAAATGCGATTGCATCTGCTGCCTACCGTTCTGGAGAAAAACTGTTGGATGAAAGAACAAATGAGATTAAGTTTTACAAACGAAAAGTGAAGCCGGTTACTCATATTCTTGCACCAAGTCATGCACCTGAATGGGTTTATAATCGCCAGCAATTGTGGAACGAAGTAGAGAAAAAAGAAAAGCAATGGAATGCGCAGCTCGCTCGTGAAATCAATGTAGCCTTACCAAATGAATTGACTCATGATCAACAGGAGCAATTGGCCATCGAATTTTGCCAAGACATCTTTGTAGATGAAGGAATGGTTTGTGATCTTGCGCTTCATCGTGATGATGAGAACAATCCCCATTTTCATGTTCTGCTAACGATTCGTCCGTTTAAGGAAGACGGTACATGGGGGAATAAGCAAGTAAAAGTAAAAGAATTTGTAAATGGGAAAGAACAAATAAAAGCCGTACACACACCTGATTGGAACACGAAAAAAAAACTATTTTATTGGCGAGAACAGTGGGCGGTCTATGCTAACCGCTTTCTTGAGATGAACGGTTTTTCAGAAAGAATCACGCACCTATCCCATAAAGACAGGGATCTTTTAACACTTCCCACCATTCATGAAGGTTTTGTAGCTAGAGATATGAAAAGAAAAGGGAAGCGTTCAGACCGAATACAAATAAATACTGAGCGAAAAGATTACAATAATGTCTTGGTCGAGCTTGAGATAGTGAAAAAGGAAAAAAGGATTAAAGAACAGAAAGATCAGTTCATTCGCCGGTTTACTCCTAAGGAAAAGAAACAGTTAAAGGATGCGGCGAAAGTTTTAAGAATATTTTTAAATCAAGAAAGCGTTCAAACTAGAAAAGCTCAATTGGATAAATGGAGCACACGACTTGAGTTTAGTTCTGAATCAGTGGATACCTTAAAAAAATTAAACAGAATTCAAAGAGAAAGAGAGATAGTAGACAAAGTAGAGACTATTTTGGAGACAGAAGCGAATCGTTTTTTGAATCACTATTATTCAAATGTTGATACTAACTCATTTTCGAAAGAACAAAAAATGGAGATTGTGGAAGCGACAATTGCTCGGAATAAACTTTTAAGTGATGACGATATTCAATTTGTATGTACGGAGCTGGAGAAAAATCAAATTGAAAGAGAACTCCATTTATTATTAAATCACAGACCGCAATTTGTGCTAGGAATAAAAAGTGAAATCTTACAAGCAACACAAAAGTTTGATGAAATAAGAAGGCGTCATCAAATTGATTTTAGCGATCCATCTACTATACAAAAATTTCCGCAAAATATTTTAAACCATATGCAGTTTTTACTGCAGCGAAAAAAAGAAATGGAAGCTTCTTTAGAGCTCATGAATCAGCTTTATCGCCACCAGTTAGATGAAATGTATCCTCATTGGGCAGGGCGTCATTATTTAACACTTGAAGAAAAAGAATATTTTGTGATGGCAAAAGAGTACTATGGAAATACAATTACTCCTGATGATATTTCCAACCCTTGA
- a CDS encoding GNAT family N-acetyltransferase — translation MQNGKNIYLRLLTLNDVDDLLVLEKLNQDFFQLYSPERSSDFYTIDFQKDLMEKRLEKEKKDIDYNFGIFKNENDELIGTIGLFRIFRGASQSAMIGYSLSKEHNGKGYATEAVKLVIDYAFTTLQLHRIEAGVMPHNIGSIRVLEKAGFEKEGISRSNVKINGNWEDHLLLAIINPND, via the coding sequence ATGCAAAATGGCAAGAATATATATCTTAGGTTGCTTACATTAAATGACGTTGATGATTTACTTGTGCTAGAAAAGCTGAATCAAGATTTTTTTCAATTATATTCCCCGGAACGTTCTTCTGACTTTTACACGATAGATTTTCAAAAAGATTTAATGGAGAAAAGATTAGAAAAGGAAAAAAAAGATATTGATTATAATTTTGGAATTTTTAAGAACGAGAATGATGAACTTATAGGAACGATTGGACTCTTCCGAATTTTTCGAGGTGCATCACAGAGTGCTATGATCGGTTACAGTTTAAGCAAAGAACATAATGGTAAAGGCTACGCCACAGAAGCAGTAAAGCTTGTTATAGACTATGCATTTACTACTCTTCAATTACATAGAATTGAAGCTGGTGTGATGCCTCATAATATTGGTTCCATTAGAGTTTTAGAAAAAGCAGGTTTTGAAAAAGAAGGCATCTCTAGGAGCAATGTTAAAATAAATGGCAACTGGGAAGACCACCTGCTTTTGGCAATCATAAATCCAAATGACTAA
- a CDS encoding iron-containing alcohol dehydrogenase gives MNGFELYNTTRLVFGEGKVNQLGELTKPFGQRVLLVYGGGSIKKSGLYDQVKQQLSLIGAIVQELSGIEPNPRLTTVNEGIRICREKDIQFILAVGGGSVIDAAKAIAAGALYDGDVWDFTIRKATITQALPIGTILTLAATGSEMNGGSVITNLETKQKRTMGSKLLYPKFSIVDPTLTFTVPVNQTVNGIIDIMSHVFEQYFSQTPSTPIQDRFAEGILLTVIENGEKAIANGNDYDSRANLLLSGTYAMNGILPIGVTADWATHVIEHEVSAIYDIPHGEGLSIFFPNWMKFVYKERIDKFVQFATRVWNVSPEGKTDDEIALEGIEATRSYFKRIGSPITLQEVGINDEHFERMADEATQFGDIGNFKKLSKEDVLSILKASL, from the coding sequence ATGAATGGATTCGAATTGTATAATACCACTCGACTAGTATTTGGAGAAGGTAAAGTTAATCAACTTGGAGAACTAACTAAACCTTTTGGTCAAAGAGTTTTACTTGTTTATGGTGGAGGCAGCATTAAAAAGTCTGGTCTCTATGATCAAGTAAAACAACAACTTTCTCTAATTGGAGCAATAGTTCAAGAGCTGTCAGGCATTGAACCCAATCCAAGATTAACTACAGTAAATGAAGGAATTCGTATTTGTCGAGAAAAAGACATTCAATTCATTTTGGCTGTAGGTGGAGGTAGTGTTATTGATGCAGCAAAAGCTATAGCAGCTGGCGCGCTATATGATGGAGACGTTTGGGACTTTACTATTCGTAAAGCAACTATCACTCAAGCTCTTCCTATTGGTACGATTTTAACTTTAGCAGCTACTGGATCAGAAATGAATGGTGGATCTGTTATAACAAACTTGGAAACAAAACAAAAACGAACAATGGGTAGTAAATTACTATATCCAAAGTTCTCTATTGTTGATCCTACACTTACTTTCACAGTACCAGTAAATCAAACAGTTAACGGTATCATCGACATTATGTCACATGTATTTGAACAATATTTTAGTCAAACACCAAGCACTCCTATACAAGATCGATTTGCTGAGGGCATCTTGTTAACGGTTATTGAAAATGGAGAAAAAGCAATAGCAAATGGTAACGACTATGATTCTAGAGCAAATCTTCTTCTTTCAGGTACTTATGCAATGAATGGCATACTACCAATAGGTGTCACAGCTGATTGGGCTACTCATGTTATTGAGCATGAAGTAAGTGCTATTTATGACATCCCGCATGGTGAAGGTCTGTCTATTTTCTTCCCGAATTGGATGAAGTTTGTTTATAAAGAACGTATTGATAAATTTGTGCAATTTGCAACACGTGTATGGAATGTAAGTCCAGAAGGAAAGACGGACGATGAGATTGCTTTAGAAGGAATTGAAGCCACTCGTTCATACTTTAAACGCATTGGATCACCTATTACTCTTCAAGAAGTAGGTATTAACGATGAGCATTTTGAACGTATGGCTGATGAAGCAACTCAATTCGGAGACATCGGAAACTTTAAAAAACTTTCTAAAGAAGACGTATTAAGTATCTTAAAAGCAAGTTTATAA
- a CDS encoding SPFH domain-containing protein — MKEKTIFKMNGFAALVIAVLCIGFGLFLIVGNTVMAEKIAGIVLFILGLILATSLTIVQPNQAKVLTFFGTYMGVIREQGLWATIPFTFKRSVSLRVTNFNSEKLKVNDLEGNPVEIAAVVVYKVSDAAKALFDVENYEKFIQIQSETGIRHIASRYAYDSLDNGDHTLTLRRNSDEVAEVLVHDLQSRLNVAGVDVIEARIMHLAYSSEIAAAMLQRQQAQAVLSARKVIVDGAVGLVKAAIDQLTEQEIVDLDEEKKAQMVNNLMVAIVSEKGTQPIINTGSIY; from the coding sequence GTGAAGGAAAAAACAATTTTTAAAATGAATGGCTTTGCAGCATTGGTGATTGCTGTTTTGTGCATCGGTTTTGGTCTCTTTTTAATTGTTGGAAACACCGTAATGGCTGAAAAAATTGCTGGAATTGTTCTATTTATTTTAGGCCTAATTCTTGCAACAAGCTTAACCATTGTTCAGCCAAACCAAGCTAAAGTATTAACATTCTTTGGTACGTATATGGGGGTCATACGTGAACAAGGATTATGGGCAACCATCCCCTTCACCTTCAAAAGAAGCGTGTCACTGCGCGTCACGAATTTTAACAGTGAAAAGTTAAAGGTCAATGATTTAGAAGGTAATCCAGTTGAAATTGCGGCTGTCGTTGTGTATAAAGTAAGTGATGCAGCAAAAGCATTGTTTGATGTAGAGAATTACGAAAAGTTCATTCAAATACAAAGTGAAACGGGCATTCGCCATATCGCAAGCAGATATGCGTATGATTCTCTTGATAACGGGGATCATACACTGACTCTTCGCCGAAATAGTGATGAAGTAGCCGAGGTGCTTGTTCATGATTTACAAAGCAGGCTAAATGTTGCTGGAGTGGATGTTATTGAGGCACGGATCATGCATCTTGCCTATTCATCAGAAATTGCGGCTGCCATGCTTCAAAGACAACAAGCGCAAGCTGTATTATCTGCCCGGAAAGTCATTGTAGACGGTGCAGTAGGGCTTGTAAAAGCTGCAATTGATCAGCTCACGGAGCAGGAAATCGTGGACTTGGATGAAGAGAAAAAAGCGCAGATGGTTAATAACTTAATGGTCGCCATC